CATCGTCGCCACCAAACCGGCTAGCAGCGCCATCTTGTCGTCGCCGTCCATGCTGCGGATCGCGTCAAAGCGGCCCTCGATGGGAAGCGATGCGAAGCGGGTCGCCATTGTTTCCTCAACGGGCCGAACATCGCTGGTCGCCATAAGCTCGTCGGGAACGTCCGTGGGGACGGCCTTCGCCTGAACCTCAAGCGCCATCTGGTAGCTGCGGCCCCCATGCAACAACTGCCCCGCAAGGCTGTCTAGCAGCACGTCCAGCGCCAGCGCCGGGTTGCTGGCGACGCCCTCCTGCACGATCTGCGTCTTGATGCGGGTGAGGTCCGCAAAGAGACTGTTGCCATAGAGCGGGGCGGGGCCGTCGATGCCCGATCCCTTCGCCCTCGGCTCGGCCTTCGCCCGATAGACGCGCTGCCCTAGCGAGCCGTCGCGCGAAACCCACAGCGCCACGCCGCCGATAGCCTTCTGCTCGGGAGTGTAGATGCGCAGCGCTTCGGTGATCGCGTCGCGTTCGTCGCTAAGCGGCTCGATGCGCTCGCTGTCCTCGCCCTCGGCCTCGGCAATCGCCTCAATCTCGGTGTCGATTTCCGCCATGCGGGCGGCTTCTGCCTTAGTCGGCTCGCGCTGGCTCTGGTAGAGATAGCCCTTGGTGTAGAGGTCGTAAGGCTGATCTAGAGTGGCGCTCACCTCGAACCAACCGGCTGCGCGATACTCGTCCGCCAGCGCGTCTAGCTTCTCTTCCGCCAACTCTTGCACAATTTCGGGCTGATCGGCAAAGCCCTCGTCCCCCTGCGAAAACAGGTCAACGGTGATCGTGCCGTCCTTCGCCTCATAGGCTTCGCGCCCGACGAACAGGAACGCGCCGCTCTCGGTTGTCACCTTCTCCGTGGTCAGCATCCGCCGGATTGTGTGGGCGTGGCCGTTCGACGCCTTGAACACCTTTAGCTGCTGTTCCTGATCGCCGGTGAGGGTGAGGGCCTTCGCCGCCTCAAGGGTCAACTGATCCTTGGCGAGAATGTCCATCAGGGCAGGATTGAGCGCGGAAAGGCGAAGCATCTTATAGACGAAGCTGACCGCCTGCCCGAAGCGCGTCGCGATCTCGTCCACGTCCATGCCGGTATCGCGAAGCGCGGCAAAAGCCCGGATGCTGTCGGCGGGGTGCATGTCCTCGCGCTGGAAGTTCTCGGCAAGCGAAAGCTCGATAGCTTCGTCCTTGGTCCGAACCTCGACGGGGAAACTATCGCTATTCTTGATCGTCTTGCGCTTCGCCAGTTCCTTTAGGCCGCGATAGCGACGGCCACCGGCGAATACCCAAAACAGGCCGTCCTCCTCGTAAGCGACAAGGTTCTGCAACAGGCCATGTGCGGCAATGTCGTCGGCTATAGATTCGATGGCTGCTGGCTTCACCCGGCGCTGATTGAGCGGGGAGAGACGAAGCTGCGACAGTTTTGCGGTGATCATAGCCATTGGAAATCTCCTGAATATACGTGGTTGTCTGGGGGATCGGGGAGGGTCAGCCCTCCAACGCCGCCAGTTCGTCGAACTCGGCCGATGCGCGCGATGCGCCGTCGCCTGCGTAGGTGGTGCCGCTGCGCGGATAGAAGAAAACCCGCTCGCCCTTCTCGAAGGGGATGCCGTCGGCGCTCGTCCCGCTAGTCTTGGCGCGGGTCCAGTAGGGATCGCCCTTGTATCGCGTGTAAGCCATTGTCCTTCCTTTCCTTTCGAGGCTGAAAGCCGCTTGCTGCGGCAATCGGCTTCTGCCTCTCCGGCGAGGAGCGGGATGGGGAGGGAGGAGGAAAATCGATGGCCTGGTGCGGGCAGGCCGCCCTAGCGCGGCCGACGCCGATAAGGCGTCGGGTGCCGCGCTTGGCGGACCACACGGGGCCGTCTATTTTCCTTCGGGAACGAAAGGGCAGCAGCCCTTGGTGTTCCCCGCGACATGCCGGGCCTCCGGGGGAGGGCCGGGGCGCCAGCAAATCGACTTCGCGCGAGCGCGACTATGCGATGTGCCACGTGGCACACCTCACGCGAGGATCGTCACCCGCATGGGCCGAGACGCCGCAACGGCGGCTCGGTCGGCGCTCGATAGAGTGATATAGAGCCGTGCCCGGCAGGGTCGCCGGGGCTGTAGCGCCGGATAGGGCGCGCTGCCGTTCTTCGCGTTCGCCGCTCTTGGCGATATAGCTGCAACGGCCATAGTGGAACTCGAAACCGGCCCGTTTCAGGTATCCGCGAAACCGCTGGTGGGTGCGGTCGCTCCAATCCAGTGTGCCGGCATAGTTGCGGAAGGCGGTCACGGCATAGACGGAGCCGTAGTTCTCATCGCGCCAGCTAAGTTCGATCTTCGGGGGTGTCTTCAGCATCGCTCGATCCTTCGGGAAAGGGGAAGAGGGCGGCGCTGGTCAGGCGGCGCGGGACATCGCGAGCGCTGCCATGTGCGACAGGATCAGCTCGCTTGCTGCCTGTGCGGCGGTCGCTGCGCGGAAAATCGCCCGCTTGTCGTCGCGAAGGGCCCTGAGCCAGGACGCAACATAGGCGGCGTGGTCCTCCCGTTCGGTCGGCTCCATGCCGATCTGCGCGCAAAGCATGGCTGCGCCGATCTCGGCTATCAGTTCTTCGGCGGCCCGGATTTCCTTGCTCTTGCCGTACTCGTAGAGCGTTTCGCGGTTCAGCCGGGACGTATGGCCGGTGCTGTGGATGGCCTCATGCGCGAGGGTCGCATAGAAGGCGTTGCCGCTCACGAACTCGGCAAAGGCGGGCATGGTGATGCTGTCTGCAACCGGGTGATAATAGGCGCTGTTGCCGCTCTCGCGGTAGGGCACGGGGTAGCGCGAAAAGGCTGCATCAAGCTCGGGGTCGCGGTCGTCGCGGTTCTTAATCTCGACCTGCGGCGCTGGATATTTGGTCATGTCCAAGCCGTCGATCTGCTCGACGTTGAACACGATATAGCGCTTGAGGTAGTGGCGGGCGCGGTCCTCACCGTCCTCCCCCTCGGCGGGCCGCTGGTCGGCTTCGTCATCCTTCGGAGTGAAGGTGCCGGCATGAACGACAAGATTGCCCTTCTCGCCCTTCCTGACCTGTCCGCCCAGCTCGTGCGCTTGCCGGTAGGTCATCCAATAGGGGTTCGCATAGCCGCGCGACATGGCGGCGGACCAAAGCAACAGGATATTTATTCCGCGATAGGCGGTGCCTTCATGGCGAAGCGGAAGCGATGCCGCGCCCGATGCCCAGCGGGGGGACCAAGGGCGGGTGCCTGCCTCTAGCAGCTCAACAATCTGGTTGGTGACTTCCTCATAAACGTCGATCCGCGCCGTGGTGGTGGCGGTCTTACGGGCCTTGTCGGTGCTGCGTGCCATGTCCTGTTCCCTTCCTAGAATCGAGCCGAAGGCGATGGTGCGCCATCGACTTCTGCCCGCTGGCGAAGTGGGTCGGGGAATGGCGCAAAGATGGGCCGGTCATGGGGGAGGGGGATCTCCCGCCCTGCACGAAAGCGCAGCGAAGGAAGGGCGGGGAAACCCCCATGATCGCCAAGGGAGGCCGCTTGCGGCTGATACGGTCTAGCCCTTGCGCCAGGGGGCCGGAACAGGCCCCTAGATCACCATAAATGACGTGTCCGCATTGCCGCGCCGAGTGCTCACGCGAAGCGGGAAACGCGGAAGAGAAAGCCCCGAAGGGTCATTCGATCAGGGGAAGAGATCGTCGGCGAGGTCGAGTTAGTGGGAAGCGTTTACCCGCTATCCGGATATGACCAAATTCTAAGTGCGACTGACTTGCATTAGCGGGACGGTCCAGCTAGTGCACCCGCAAAAGCAGAGGGGTGCTCATGCGAACGAACATGGTATGTGGATCGGCGATACTCATCGTCAGCTTGGCGGGCCAAGCGCACGCTCAGGTGCAGACATCTGGCGCGCCCAGGCCGCCGAGCGACGAAATTATCGTTTCGGCCACACGCGTGCCAACGCCGATCACCGCCATTCCCAATACCGTAAAGGTGCTCGATCGCGCGACACTGGACGCCCAGCTTGCTGTAAGTCCGAGCCTGATCGACAGCCTCAGCTTCTCGATCCCAAGCTTCGCTCCGGGGCGGCAGAAGATGACAAGCACCGGAGAGTCGCTGCGCGGGCGGACGCCACTCTACATGGTAGACGGCATTCCTCAGTCGACGCCGCTGCGGGACGGCAAGCGCAGCGGCTTCACGGTAGACCCCGCGTTCGTTGAGCGCGTCGAAGTCATCTACGGGGCCAACGCAATCCAGGGTGTCGGCGCGACAGGCGGCGTCATCAACTATGTGACGACAACCGCGCCCGAAAATGGGGACTGGCTGAACCGGGTCACACTCGAGGGAAGCACGGACGACTTCGAAGACCACGGCTTTCACTACAAGCTGGCCGCGCTCACCGCGAGGAAGCTCGGTGCGTTCGATTTCGTCGTCGGTGCGACCCACGAGCTCACCGATCTGTTCTATGACGGCAACGGCAAGCCGGTGGGCGTGGATACCACCCAGGGCGACATCATGGATACCAAGGGATGGAGCCTGTTCACCAAGCTGGGTCTTGATATCGGTGCTGCACAGCGCTTCGAGTTGATGGCCAATCTCTTCGATCAGCGAGGTCGCGGCAGTTATGTGGGCGTGCCGGGCAGCATTGCTGCGGGGCGCCCCGCCACCTCGGTGAAGGGCGAGGGGCCGGGGGATCCGACGCGCAACGAGGCGCGCAATTTCACGCTCACCTACGCGCACCGTGATCTCCTGGGCGGTTCGCTGACGCTCCAGGGCTTCTACTACGACTTCTACGCACTGTATGGCGGCGACACATTCCCCGTCTTCCAAGATCCGACGATTGCACCCGTTGGGACAC
This genomic interval from Sphingopyxis macrogoltabida contains the following:
- a CDS encoding ParB/RepB/Spo0J family partition protein, which codes for MAMITAKLSQLRLSPLNQRRVKPAAIESIADDIAAHGLLQNLVAYEEDGLFWVFAGGRRYRGLKELAKRKTIKNSDSFPVEVRTKDEAIELSLAENFQREDMHPADSIRAFAALRDTGMDVDEIATRFGQAVSFVYKMLRLSALNPALMDILAKDQLTLEAAKALTLTGDQEQQLKVFKASNGHAHTIRRMLTTEKVTTESGAFLFVGREAYEAKDGTITVDLFSQGDEGFADQPEIVQELAEEKLDALADEYRAAGWFEVSATLDQPYDLYTKGYLYQSQREPTKAEAARMAEIDTEIEAIAEAEGEDSERIEPLSDERDAITEALRIYTPEQKAIGGVALWVSRDGSLGQRVYRAKAEPRAKGSGIDGPAPLYGNSLFADLTRIKTQIVQEGVASNPALALDVLLDSLAGQLLHGGRSYQMALEVQAKAVPTDVPDELMATSDVRPVEETMATRFASLPIEGRFDAIRSMDGDDKMALLAGLVATMVDGTVFAGGSPGERHRHFEQIAKAAEVDVSSRWTAPIAVFDRMKRPALITLLREQVGDASASNCATIKKKADLAVNVSERLPAKWLPAPMIVGAFDQADLPELDEADAEDIEEDAEMA
- a CDS encoding ArdC family protein; its protein translation is MARSTDKARKTATTTARIDVYEEVTNQIVELLEAGTRPWSPRWASGAASLPLRHEGTAYRGINILLLWSAAMSRGYANPYWMTYRQAHELGGQVRKGEKGNLVVHAGTFTPKDDEADQRPAEGEDGEDRARHYLKRYIVFNVEQIDGLDMTKYPAPQVEIKNRDDRDPELDAAFSRYPVPYRESGNSAYYHPVADSITMPAFAEFVSGNAFYATLAHEAIHSTGHTSRLNRETLYEYGKSKEIRAAEELIAEIGAAMLCAQIGMEPTEREDHAAYVASWLRALRDDKRAIFRAATAAQAASELILSHMAALAMSRAA